One Drosophila santomea strain STO CAGO 1482 chromosome X, Prin_Dsan_1.1, whole genome shotgun sequence DNA segment encodes these proteins:
- the LOC120456748 gene encoding von Willebrand factor A domain-containing protein 8: MLANLRSCSGHLLHHSLRNARIPRRSWASTTAGKDQPVEDSLTIGDVSVRLRKPKHPQLVPQQYVKYAEDGTLQLSQSALHHLRWMLQKDALRQDMFLLGQPGPLRRQLAMQFLELTQREVEYVALSRDTTESDLKQRREIHDRAAIFHDQGAVRAALNGRVLVLDGVEHAERNVLPILNNLLENREMHLESGKFLMSPERYDKLLEKHSREQLDEWGLLRVSEQFRVVALGLPTHKYKGTPLDPPLRSRFQSRNVTTYSYGELYEELQQEAPSVPGEQLKQLLTFALTLQQADPALQLPDFPIHNLALGVKMLKANPSLSLHDVISRIYPYQAMLKPDQKKRVEELLKKLDIQLVPSPSIKKIESQSQEDSQIHIKLGALQLNLPGGQTPPAATNFVDLPHQRQALASLLQAYAVGDVCLVGEKGVGKLTLTQELLRLLQQTSEPMMLYEDMTSRDIVQQRITSPQGDTVWRDSPLVRAAKSGSVAVLNGLHRLHKSTASVLQRLIHDRELQLCDGTTLLGANRYQALLQQGFSKEELGKLGFLPMHESFRVVALAEPPRLGGGQPSWLTPELLSLFLYQELRPLRQSEEDELLGQLCGGDLPAGMEPLLKLAQLLRSSQEPLLQGLAGTLSTRQLLKLARRLAAYPESELSDVHEMLQNTFLARFMPALSRGALEQAIQQVGIRPRGSKATNKANQIAVEDNSLRIGSTRWPLGNPTQAQLSKVPHTLFYEMPQHVQLLERLLQDYLIGEHLLLVGNQGVGKNKLVDRLLELMQRPREYIQLHRDTTVHSLTLQATLKDGQVSYEDSALVQAVRTGHVLVVDEADKAPVNVTCILRTLVESGEMVLADGRRIVPPGEGGRVPNSIETHPDFRLIVLANRPGFPFLGNDFFAALGDVFSCHAISNPDPDSEIFLLQQYGPKVPIKTLRTLVNAFGELRTLADEGMLNYPYSTREVVSIVKHLERYPEENMSEVVGNVLDFDRYQPEALQQVTQVLAKHGIESYAEEEIQAIRKQKILQASVNRHSGLGVSGPKFGKLDPKNEPHVGGNTWAGGSGGRDTAGLGGKGGPFRLDKGHKVHQLSDEEKADVPEEIKRAAREMNRKAFEEKLKEIKMSAHDHQLYAQFSEPNRKQVQQLKAVLEAMQTKSKERQWQKYQTHGDLDDTRLVEGITGEKNIYRRRAEANPWADHVQEKPNRLKLVVDVSGSMYRFNGYDGRLDRQLEAVVMVMEAFEGFEKKIVYDIIGHSGEGWEIPFVTAGSPPKNDKERFEAIRMMHAHSQFCWSGDSTVKAAREACSTLGAEQDYDNAIVVVLSDANLQRYGIAPKDLAVALKRGEPKVKGYAIFIGSLAEEADEINAEMPAGQSFVCMDLTKLPHILQQIFTSSLL, translated from the exons ATGCTGGCCAATCTGCGCTCCTGCAGCGGCCACCTGTTGCATCACAGCCTCCGAAATGCCAGAATTCCACGACGAAGCTGGGCGAGCACGACGGCTGGAAAGGATCAGCCGGTGGAGGACAGCCTGACCATTGGCGATGTAAGCGTGCGGCTGCGCAAGCCCAAGCATCCGCAACTGGTGCCGCAGCAATACG TGAAATACGCCGAGGATGGCACCCTTCAGCTGTCGCAATCGGCACTGCACCACCTGCGCTGGATGCTGCAGAAGGATGCACTGCGTCAGGACATGTTCCTGCTGGGACAACCGGGTCCCCTGCGCCGCCAGCTGGCCATGCAGTTCCTGGAGCTGACGCAGCGCGAGGTGGAGTACGTGGCCCTGAGCAGGGACACCACTGAGAGCGACCTGAAGCAGCGCCGTGAGATCCACGACCGGGCGGCCATCTTCCACGATCAGGGTGCCGTGCGAGCGGCGCTCAATGGTCGAGTGCTGGTCCTCGATGGAGTGGAGCACGCGGAACGCAATGTGCTGCCCATACTCAACAATCTGCTGGAGAATCGCGAGATGCACCTGGAGAGCGGCAAGTTCCTGATGTCGCCGGAGCGTTACGACAAGCTCCTAGAG AAACACTCGCGGGAGCAGCTGGACGAATGGGGTCTGCTACGCGTATCGGAGCAATTCCGGGTGGTGGCCTTGGGTCTGCCCACCCACAAGTACAAGGGCACCCCACTGGATCCGCCGCTGCGCTCCCGCTTCCAGTCCCGCAATGTGACCACATATTCCTACGGCGAGCTGTACGAGGAACTGCAGCAGGAGGCGCCCTCTGTGCCCGGCGAGCAGCTAAAGCAGCTGCTCACATTCGCGTTGACCCTGCAGCAGGCGGATCCTGCGCTCCAACTGCCCGACTTTCCCATCCACAACCTGGCATTGGGTGTCAAGATGCTG AAGGCCAATCCCTCGCTGAGCCTGCACGATGTCATCAGTCGCATTTATCCATATCAAGCCATGCTGAAGCCCGACCAGAAGAAGCGCGTCGAGGAGCTACTCAAGAAGCTGGATATCCAACTGGTGCCCAGTCCAAGCATTAAGAAAATCGAAAGTCAGTCCCAGGAAGACTCCCAGATCCACATAAAACTGGGCGCACTTCAGCTTAATCTGCCTGGCGGACAGACTCCTCCGGCTGCTACCAACTTTGTGGATTTGCCGCATCAGAGGCAGGCACTCGCCAGTCTGCTGCAAGCCTACGCTGTGGGGGATGTGTGTCTCGTTGGTGAGAAGGGTGTCGGCAAGCTGACCCTGACCCAGGAGCTGCTCCGCCTCCTGCAGCAAACCTCAGAGCCCATGATGCTGTACGAGGACATGACCAGCAGGGATATCGTCCAGCAGCGTATCACGAGTCCCCAAGGAGACACCGTGTGGAGGGATTCACCGCTGGTGCGAGCTGCCAAATCGGGATCCGTGGCGGTTCTCAATGGACTGCATCGCCTGCACAAGAGCACGGCCAGCGTTTTGCAGCG CCTCATCCACGATCGTGAACTGCAGCTGTGTGATGGCACCACTCTACTGGGAGCAAATCGCTACCAGGCACTGCTCCAGCAGGGATTCTCGAAGGAGGAGCTGGGTAAACTCGGTTTCCTACCCATGCATGAGTCCTTCCGCGTGGTGGCCTTGGCGGAGCCTCCGCGTCTTGGCGGCGGCCAACCCAGCTGGCTGACACCCGAGCTGCTCAGTCTGTTCCTCTACCAGGAACTGCGTCCCTTGCGCCAGAGCGAAGAGGACGAACTGCTGGGGCAGCTGTGTGGCGGAGATCTCCCTGCGGGCATGGAGCCACTGCTGAAATTGGCCCAACTGCTGAGATCCTCACAGGAGCCGCTGCTCCAGGGACTGGCGGGCACCCTCTCCACCCGGCAACTGCTGAAATTGGCCCGCCGTTTGGCAGCCTATCCGGAGAGTGAGCTCAGCGATGTGCACGAAATGCTGCAGAACACCTTCCTGGCCAGATTTATGCCGGCCCTGTCACGGGGTGCCTTGGAACAGGCCATCCAACAGGTGGGCATCAGGCCGCGTGGGAGTAAGGCGACAAACAAAGCAAATCAAATAGCTGTGGAGGATAACTCGCTGCGGATCGGCTCCACACGCTGGCCACTGGGCAATCCTACGCAGGCGCAGCTATCCAAGGTGCCACACACCTTGTTCTACGAGATGCCGCAGCATGTGCAGCTGCTGGAGCGTCTGCTGCAGGACTACCTCATCGGCGAGCACCTCCTCTTGGTTGGCAACCAGGGAGTGGGCAAGAATAAGCTGGTGGACCGCCTGCTGGAACTGATGCAGCGTCCTCGAGAGTACATCCAACTGCATCGCGACACCACGGTGCACAGTCTGACGCTCCAGGCGACGCTGAAGGATGGCCAGGTGTCGTACGAGGACAGCGCCCTGGTCCAAGCTGTACGCACTGGTCATGTTCTTGTCGTGGACGAGGCGGATAAGGCGCCAGTGAATGTCACCTGCATACTGCGAACTCTGGTGGAGAGTGGCGAGATGGTGCTGGCCGATGGACGAAGGATTGTGCCACCGGGAGAGGGTGGAAGGGTGCCCAACTCGATTGAAACCCATCCCGATTTCCGGCTAATAGTCCTGGCCAATCGTCCGGGCTTCCCGTTCCTGGGCAACGACTTCTTTGCCGCCCTGGGCGATGTATTCAGTTGCCACGCCATCAGCAATCCCGATCCGGATTCCGAGATCTTCCTGCTGCAACAGTATGGACCGAAGGTGCCCATCAAAACGCTACGCACCCTGGTTAATGCGTTCGGTGAACTGCGAACTCTCGCGGACGAGGGAATGCTCAACTATCCGTACTCCACACGCGAAGTGGTGAGCATTGTGAAGCATCTGGAACGCTATCCGGAGGAGAACATGTCCGAGGTGGTGGGCAATGTGCTTGACTTCGATCGCTATCAACCGGAGGCACTGCAGCAGGTCACCCAAGTGCTGGCCAAGCACGGCATCGAGTCCTACGCCGAGGAAGAGATCCAGGCCATACGCAAGCAGAAGATCCTGCAGGCATCTGTGAATCGGCACAGCGGACTGGGCGTCTCCGGTCCAAAGTTCGGCAAGTTGGATCCCAAGAACGAACCGCATGTCGGCGGCAACACGTGGGCTGGTGGCAGTGGTGGGCGTGACACCGCCGGACTGGGTGGCAAGGGTGGCCCGTTCCGGCTGGACAAGGGCCACAAGGTCCATCAGCTGAGCGACGAGGAGAAGGCCGATGTGCCCGAGGAGATCAAGCGGGCAGCCCGCGAAATGAATCGCAAGGCGTTCGAGGAAAAGCTCAAGGAGATCAAGATGTCCGCCCACGACCACCAGCTGTATGCCCAGTTCAGCGAACCCAATCGCAAGCAGGTGCAGCAACTGAAGGCCGTCCTGGAGGCCATGCAAACGAAGAGCAAGGAGCGCCAGTGGCAGAAGTACCAAACCCACGGCGATCTGGATGACACGCGGCTGGTGGAGGGCATCACCGGCGAGAAGAACATCTATAGGCGACGGGCGGAGGCCAATCCCTGGGCTGATCATGTCCAGGAGAAGCCCAATCGACTCAAGCTGGTCGTGGATGTATCGGGTTCGATGTACAG GTTTAATGGCTACGATGGACGGCTGGACCGTCAGCTGGAGGCCGTGGTCATGGTGATGGAGGCCTTTGAGGGCTTTGAGAAGAAGATCGTCTACGACATCATCGGCCACAGCGGCGAGGGCTGGGAGATTCCGTTCGTGACCGCCGGCAGTCCGCCGAAGAACGACAAGGAGCGATTCGAGGCCATCCGGATGATGCACGCCCACTCGCAGTTCTGCTGGTCCGGCGACTCCACGGTGAAGGCGGCGCGCGAAGCCTGTTCCACGCTGGGTGCGGAGCAGGACTACGACAACGCCATCGTCGTGGTCCTCAGCGATGCCAATCTGCAGCGCTACGGCATCGCTCCCAAGGATCTGGCTGTGGCCCTCAAGCGGGGCGAGCCGAAGGTCAAGGGCTATGCCATCTTCATTGGCAGTCTGGCCGAGGAGGCGGATGA AATCAATGCTGAAATGCCGGCTGGTCAGAGCTTTGTGTGCATGGACCTCACCAAGCTACCTCACATCCTGCAGCAGATCTTCACCTCGTCGCTGCTCTAG
- the LOC120456749 gene encoding protein CWC15 homolog — MTTAARPTFDPARGGSGRGEKDLSALSKQYSSRDLPGHTKLKYRETGQGTSEEIRNRDFRKELEEREREARSGSGANSSSGKALPSIVRKAIEANNAGGGSSAAKRAKPDAVQQQALQAQQQAANLDADEPLDNDSSDSDSDSDDDDAALLAELQKIKQERLQETARRESEKKQEDERIRMENILSGNPLINYEPGTAASAAGRASGLGGDLKIKRRWDDDVVFKNCARSAPDKKTHFVNDALRSDFHKKFMDKYIK, encoded by the exons ATGACCACAGCAGCGCGTCCGACCTTCGATCCCGCCCGCGGTGGCTCCGGTCGCGGCGAAAAGGATCTGAGTGCCCTCAGCAAGCAGTACTCCAGTCGCGATTTGCCAGGCCACACGAAACTGAAATACAG GGAGACGGGCCAGGGCACCAGCGAGGAGATCCGCAACCGTGACTTCCgcaaggagctggaggagcgcGAACGGGAGGCCCGTTCTGGATCCGGAGCCAACTCGTCGTCGGGCAAGGCGCTGCCCTCCATTGTGCGCAAGGCCATTGAGGCGAACAACGCCGGCGGAGGCAGCAGTGCCGCGAAGCGGGCCAAACCGGACGCAGTGCAGCAGCAAGCGTtgcaggcgcagcagcaggccGCTAATTTGGACGCCGATGAGCCGCTGGACAACGATAGCTCCGATTCGGACAGCGATTCGGATGACGATGATGCCGCCCTGCTGGCCGAGCTGCAGAAGATCAAGCAGGAGCGCCTGCAGGAGACGGCGCGTCGCGAGTCGGAGAAGAAGCAGGAGGACGAACGCATTCGCATGGAGAACATCCTCTCCGGCAATCCGCTGATCAACTATGAGCCCGGCACCGCCGCCTCGGCAGCGGGACGTGCGTCCGGATTGGGCGGCGATCTGAAGATCAAGCGCCGCTGGGACGATGATGTGGTGTTCAAGAACTGCGCCAGATCTGCGCCCGACAAGAAGACGCACTTCGTCAACGATGCCCTGCGCTCCGATTTTCACAAAAAGTTCATGGACAAGTATATTAAGTAG